One window from the genome of Treponema sp. OMZ 838 encodes:
- a CDS encoding ATP-binding cassette domain-containing protein — MALLEVKDLKVHFPIRGGFFNTIQDHVRAVDGVSFQIEEGKTYGLIGESGSGKTTIGKAIVGLEQPTGGEIRYEGSLVNTKAQRKKIKYNENVQMVFQDVMSSLDPKKRIRDIIAEPIRNFERLSKHEELKKILSLLQIVGIPPDGLYKYPYEFSGGQRQRIGVARSIAVNPRLIVADEPVSALDLSVQAQILNFLKEIQREFMLSYLFISHDLGVVKHMCDYIYIMYRGRFVEAGTREDIYRNPMHIYTKRLIAAIPEMNVEIREEYKKRRAEIEEIYKREAERYFSPEGRVYDLKKISDTHYAALKD; from the coding sequence ATGGCATTATTGGAAGTAAAAGATTTAAAAGTACATTTCCCTATCCGCGGCGGCTTTTTTAACACGATACAGGATCACGTACGAGCGGTAGACGGTGTTTCTTTTCAAATTGAAGAAGGAAAAACCTACGGTCTTATCGGGGAGTCCGGTTCCGGAAAAACCACCATCGGTAAAGCGATTGTCGGATTGGAACAGCCTACCGGCGGAGAAATCCGCTACGAAGGAAGTCTTGTAAATACCAAGGCACAGCGGAAAAAGATTAAATATAACGAAAACGTCCAAATGGTGTTTCAAGACGTCATGTCGAGCCTCGACCCTAAAAAACGTATCCGCGACATTATCGCAGAACCCATTAGGAATTTTGAACGGCTTTCAAAGCATGAAGAATTAAAAAAAATACTTTCGCTCTTGCAGATTGTCGGGATACCGCCCGACGGTTTATATAAGTACCCGTATGAGTTTTCGGGTGGGCAGCGGCAGCGTATCGGTGTTGCGCGTTCAATTGCCGTTAATCCGCGACTCATTGTGGCGGACGAACCGGTTTCCGCGCTTGACCTTTCGGTGCAGGCGCAAATTCTCAACTTTCTTAAAGAAATTCAGCGCGAATTTATGTTGAGCTATCTGTTTATTTCGCACGACTTAGGCGTTGTCAAACATATGTGCGATTACATCTACATTATGTACCGCGGCCGATTCGTAGAAGCGGGAACGCGGGAAGATATTTACCGTAACCCGATGCATATTTACACCAAGCGGCTTATCGCAGCTATCCCTGAAATGAATGTCGAAATACGCGAAGAATATAAAAAACGCCGTGCCGAAATTGAAGAAATATACAAGCGTGAAGCGGAGCGTTACTTTAGTCCCGAAGGGCGAGTGTACGATTTAAAGAAAATAAGCGACACTCATTACGCTGCATTGAAGGATTAG
- a CDS encoding holo-ACP synthase: MIIGFGIDAVDISRIQRWIKHEGLLARFFHPQELAETKSRGLTAAYSLAARFAAKEAYGKALGTGLKGITLKNILVTNNPNGKPELTLFGDAAIPFKRIRGTHIHLSLTHESNMAIAGVILESEPCSVKAKAF, from the coding sequence ATGATTATCGGGTTTGGCATAGATGCCGTTGATATCAGCCGAATACAGCGGTGGATAAAACATGAGGGGCTGCTTGCCCGTTTTTTTCATCCGCAAGAATTGGCGGAAACCAAAAGCAGAGGATTGACCGCGGCCTATTCTTTGGCAGCCCGTTTTGCCGCAAAAGAAGCGTACGGAAAAGCACTCGGTACCGGGTTAAAGGGGATAACATTGAAAAATATCCTCGTTACCAATAACCCGAACGGAAAACCTGAGTTAACGCTCTTTGGAGATGCAGCTATACCGTTCAAGCGTATCCGCGGTACCCATATTCATCTTTCGCTGACCCATGAAAGCAATATGGCTATTGCAGGTGTTATATTGGAAAGTGAGCCGTGTTCGGTAAAAGCGAAGGCTTTTTAG
- a CDS encoding aminotransferase class I/II-fold pyridoxal phosphate-dependent enzyme, with amino-acid sequence MMDRPDKFSNRIVSVAPSGIRRFFELAAGQSDIISLGVGEPDFATPWGMREEAWYHLECGHTSYTSNWGLEPLRKAIASYLNRYGMSYSPKNEVLITFGVSEAIDIVFRSILNPGDEVIVAEPCYVSYQPLVALCGAKPVGLDTSADNFIPTAAAIESLITPETKALIICSPNNPTGTMIPADEMEKIAAVVKKHKIWVLSDEVYCELRYEAPHVSIGSFPGMKDYCIILNGFSKSFAMTGWRIGFIACPQELMAQVHKIHQYGAICAPIMSQYAALEGLERGWDEVERMRVSYRQRRNLMMKSFDSMNLPYITPDGAFYLFVDIRSTGLSSEDFAVKLITDYKVAVVPGHVFGSGGEGFVRCCYATDISKIRIALERIGKLLKGEPL; translated from the coding sequence ATGATGGATAGACCCGATAAATTTTCCAACCGGATTGTGAGCGTTGCTCCTTCCGGTATCCGCCGCTTTTTTGAACTTGCCGCCGGACAGAGCGATATTATTTCGCTGGGGGTAGGGGAGCCTGACTTTGCAACGCCGTGGGGTATGCGCGAGGAGGCATGGTATCACCTCGAATGCGGGCATACTTCGTATACTTCAAACTGGGGGCTTGAACCGCTCCGCAAGGCGATTGCAAGCTATCTAAACCGCTACGGTATGTCGTATTCTCCTAAAAACGAGGTGCTGATTACCTTCGGCGTTTCGGAAGCAATCGATATTGTGTTCCGTTCCATCCTGAACCCGGGAGATGAGGTGATTGTTGCGGAACCGTGCTATGTTTCGTATCAGCCCTTAGTGGCGCTCTGCGGGGCAAAACCGGTCGGGCTGGATACCTCGGCGGATAACTTTATCCCGACTGCGGCAGCCATCGAATCGCTCATTACGCCGGAAACCAAGGCGCTGATTATCTGCAGCCCGAACAATCCCACCGGTACGATGATTCCTGCTGATGAGATGGAAAAGATCGCCGCCGTCGTTAAAAAGCACAAGATTTGGGTGCTCTCCGACGAGGTGTATTGCGAACTTCGGTATGAAGCGCCGCATGTGTCCATCGGTTCTTTCCCCGGAATGAAGGATTACTGCATTATCCTCAACGGTTTTTCAAAGTCTTTTGCGATGACCGGCTGGCGTATCGGGTTTATCGCCTGCCCGCAGGAGCTGATGGCTCAAGTTCATAAAATTCACCAGTATGGGGCAATCTGCGCTCCGATTATGAGCCAATATGCGGCGCTGGAAGGATTGGAACGCGGCTGGGACGAGGTTGAACGGATGCGGGTTTCCTACCGGCAGCGGCGCAATTTGATGATGAAGAGTTTTGATTCGATGAATCTTCCATATATAACGCCCGACGGCGCATTTTACCTCTTTGTTGATATCCGCAGTACCGGTTTAAGCTCGGAAGATTTTGCGGTTAAGCTGATTACCGACTACAAAGTTGCCGTTGTTCCCGGGCATGTATTCGGAAGCGGCGGCGAAGGCTTTGTCCGCTGCTGCTATGCTACCGACATAAGCAAGATACGGATTGCGCTTGAGCGTATTGGTAAATTGCTGAAAGGCGAGCCGCTGTAA
- the cdaA gene encoding diadenylate cyclase CdaA, producing the protein MELLRDMLSFYLSYIGPVLDVLLLAFLMYKSYQILIKTQAAQLGKGALLMLLIYAVAFLLHLTTLLWILNTLATGVVIGAAIIFQPELRRMFLTMGQNDWFRRSRSQHSHIDYVLTAAERLSAERRGMLVIFLRQNNLKEIIENPSATRINAEISSNLLVTIFEFDTPLHDGAVVIDNGRVIAAGCYLPLTKQDDINKSFGTRHRAALGIAEETDAVVLIVSEESGAISLAYDSKLYYDLTTDNIESELTYLLKVKAKTQTAETPEGSAS; encoded by the coding sequence ATGGAACTACTTAGGGATATGCTGTCGTTCTACCTCTCCTATATCGGACCGGTGCTGGATGTGCTGCTCCTTGCGTTTCTGATGTATAAGTCATATCAGATACTGATTAAAACGCAGGCAGCGCAGCTTGGAAAAGGAGCGTTGTTGATGCTCCTCATCTATGCGGTTGCATTCTTGCTGCACCTTACGACGCTGCTTTGGATATTGAATACGCTTGCGACTGGGGTTGTTATCGGCGCGGCGATTATCTTTCAACCTGAACTGCGGAGAATGTTCCTAACGATGGGGCAGAACGATTGGTTCAGACGTTCCCGTTCCCAGCATAGCCATATCGATTATGTATTAACTGCTGCCGAGCGCCTTTCCGCAGAACGCCGCGGTATGTTGGTCATATTTTTAAGACAGAACAATTTAAAAGAGATAATTGAAAATCCGTCTGCAACCCGAATCAATGCGGAAATCAGCTCGAATCTTCTGGTAACTATTTTTGAATTTGACACCCCGCTGCATGACGGTGCGGTTGTTATCGATAACGGACGGGTTATCGCGGCGGGCTGCTATCTGCCGCTTACCAAGCAGGATGACATTAACAAGAGTTTCGGAACACGGCACCGTGCCGCGCTCGGTATTGCGGAAGAAACGGATGCGGTCGTGCTTATTGTTTCCGAAGAGTCGGGAGCAATAAGCCTTGCGTATGATTCAAAGTTGTATTACGATCTTACAACGGACAATATCGAATCGGAACTGACGTATCTGCTCAAAGTCAAGGCAAAAACTCAAACCGCTGAGACACCCGAAGGAAGCGCTTCATGA
- a CDS encoding Cof-type HAD-IIB family hydrolase, translating to MEKLKNIEIIAMDLDDTLLRDDLTISDYTVSVLQALMKKGVLTLLASGRSPRSVHSYAQRIGSDKTESYILCNNGTQILTSDMKLEIISRCLGADLALEIYDYIESQNLSCHLYFDDTIYIVKRTVFSDRDAHLTKMKIVIPDDYREILRTKPVYKLLIPAEPDVIAAVEPEFRKRFGTRAVLFTSKPYFLEIIPLDTGKGEFLQELAWLLGIKNESVMAFGDSMNDETMIRLAGYGIAMKNGLDAIKDIAYAVTDYTNNEDGIAHFLEKYVL from the coding sequence ATGGAAAAGCTAAAAAATATAGAAATTATCGCAATGGACTTGGACGATACCCTTTTGCGGGATGATCTGACCATCTCCGATTATACGGTGTCGGTCTTACAGGCATTGATGAAAAAGGGTGTGTTGACGCTGCTCGCTTCGGGGAGAAGTCCTCGCTCGGTGCATTCGTATGCGCAGCGGATCGGTTCGGATAAAACGGAAAGCTATATCCTGTGCAACAACGGAACACAGATATTGACCTCCGACATGAAGCTGGAAATCATCAGCCGCTGCCTCGGCGCCGATCTTGCGCTTGAGATTTACGATTATATCGAGTCGCAAAATCTCTCTTGTCATCTCTATTTTGACGATACCATTTACATCGTTAAACGGACGGTCTTTTCGGATAGGGATGCGCATCTGACAAAAATGAAGATTGTGATACCGGATGACTATCGGGAGATTTTGCGCACCAAGCCGGTGTATAAGCTGCTCATCCCTGCGGAGCCGGATGTTATCGCTGCCGTCGAACCTGAGTTTAGAAAACGGTTCGGTACGAGGGCTGTCCTGTTTACCAGCAAGCCGTATTTTTTGGAAATAATTCCGTTGGATACCGGTAAGGGGGAGTTCCTGCAAGAGCTGGCATGGCTGCTCGGTATCAAAAACGAGTCGGTGATGGCATTCGGGGACAGCATGAATGACGAAACGATGATTCGCCTTGCAGGATACGGCATCGCCATGAAAAACGGCCTCGACGCTATCAAAGATATTGCGTACGCAGTAACCGACTACACCAATAACGAGGATGGTATCGCTCACTTTTTAGAGAAGTACGTGCTATAG
- the truA gene encoding tRNA pseudouridine(38-40) synthase TruA, producing MTTTDSALLQRNILLRISYDGTHFHGWQKQLHHGKESFRTVQGEIERALALLHKHPVELFGSGRTDAGVHACGQAAHFFTDIARIKPESFIPALNSALPKDVRIMEASHVSDNLHARFSARSRTYRYFIHCGKTAFAHQLPYCWHIRREPDINLLNKMASVLSGELDCTTFSAAGDQSKSKSRSIYTARFFTDREFLVFEISANAFLWRMVRSITGTLLHYEQQNGTKEDFEVVLRSKDRRNAGETAPPQGLFLWSIDYPQQLLKANEANSFCTS from the coding sequence ATGACGACGACTGATTCGGCTCTTCTCCAGCGTAATATTCTGCTCCGTATCTCATACGACGGCACACACTTCCATGGATGGCAAAAACAGCTGCATCACGGAAAAGAATCGTTCCGTACCGTACAGGGAGAAATTGAGCGGGCGCTGGCACTGTTGCATAAACACCCTGTGGAACTTTTCGGTTCGGGAAGAACCGATGCCGGTGTCCACGCGTGCGGACAGGCAGCTCACTTTTTTACCGATATAGCGCGGATAAAGCCGGAGAGTTTTATTCCTGCGCTCAATTCTGCGTTGCCCAAGGATGTACGGATTATGGAAGCGTCTCATGTTTCTGATAACCTGCACGCCCGTTTCAGTGCCCGCTCGCGCACATACCGGTATTTTATTCACTGTGGGAAAACCGCCTTTGCACACCAATTACCCTATTGCTGGCACATACGGCGCGAACCGGATATTAACCTGCTTAACAAGATGGCAAGCGTCTTGTCGGGTGAATTGGACTGTACAACGTTCTCTGCTGCCGGTGACCAGAGTAAAAGCAAATCGCGCTCTATCTATACCGCTCGATTTTTTACCGACAGGGAATTTCTCGTGTTTGAAATTTCCGCCAATGCTTTTTTGTGGCGTATGGTACGCTCGATAACCGGAACTTTGCTGCATTATGAACAGCAGAACGGCACAAAAGAAGATTTTGAGGTTGTGCTCCGCTCAAAAGACCGCCGGAATGCAGGAGAAACCGCCCCTCCGCAGGGGCTCTTTTTATGGTCGATTGATTATCCTCAGCAGTTGCTCAAGGCAAACGAAGCGAACTCTTTTTGTACCTCATAA
- a CDS encoding YbbR-like domain-containing protein yields the protein MNIKQILLRLTENWPVKIICLVFAVFLSEFYRGTLLDKRYLIVPLTIENNGSLTPAEQYPAKIKITLWGDATGIGSIGENDITAFINISDFKTEGTYRIPIETRLAGTVTPLGNMEISTEPAILTLRLATSIRKQVPVTLSLKGIPADGYEVTESSLEPAAVEIEGPAELVEKITELATEPLSIEARTNGFSGTASIINNDPLISIAGKAQVQTTVKINETTIKKKFDNIPIYFEKQNKELSITADTKTGSLEIQGSKKLLETWSPSENILTVSCESITERGVYTLPVVPVLSAEYSKLQILQVSPKSVQVTAEFPEVSAEDEIHR from the coding sequence ATGAACATAAAACAAATACTGCTTCGGCTTACCGAAAATTGGCCGGTTAAAATTATCTGTCTTGTCTTTGCCGTTTTTCTGTCGGAGTTTTATCGCGGCACTCTTTTAGATAAACGATACCTCATTGTACCGCTTACCATTGAAAACAACGGCTCTCTCACACCTGCAGAGCAATATCCCGCTAAAATAAAAATTACGCTTTGGGGTGATGCCACCGGTATCGGCTCTATCGGCGAAAATGATATTACCGCTTTTATCAATATATCGGATTTTAAAACGGAAGGAACTTACCGGATACCGATCGAAACTCGGCTGGCAGGAACGGTAACACCGCTCGGCAATATGGAAATTAGTACGGAACCGGCAATTTTAACGCTTCGATTGGCAACAAGTATACGCAAACAGGTGCCCGTTACACTTTCTTTGAAAGGAATTCCCGCCGACGGCTACGAAGTAACCGAAAGTTCGCTGGAACCCGCGGCTGTTGAAATTGAAGGCCCTGCCGAACTCGTTGAAAAAATTACTGAACTTGCGACCGAGCCGCTTTCGATAGAAGCTCGTACAAACGGCTTTTCCGGAACAGCTTCCATCATCAACAACGATCCGCTGATTTCTATTGCCGGCAAGGCACAAGTACAGACCACCGTTAAAATCAATGAAACAACCATCAAGAAAAAGTTTGATAATATCCCTATCTATTTTGAAAAGCAGAATAAAGAACTTTCGATAACCGCCGATACAAAGACCGGCAGCTTGGAGATACAAGGTTCCAAAAAACTGCTGGAAACATGGAGCCCTTCCGAAAATATATTGACGGTATCATGTGAAAGCATTACCGAACGAGGTGTATATACGCTGCCTGTTGTTCCGGTATTATCGGCAGAGTATTCAAAACTGCAAATACTGCAAGTGAGTCCTAAATCGGTACAGGTAACGGCGGAATTTCCGGAAGTATCGGCAGAGGATGAAATACATAGATGA
- a CDS encoding ABC transporter permease, with product MWKTIVRRILIMIPQLFVLSVLVFLIGKMMPGDPFTGLINNPNVDASRIEELREKAGLNDPWPVQYKNWMGRILLHGDFGVSYTYKIPVKDKILLPAQNTLWLSLLTVILTYAIAVPLGIRAGRYNGSKFDKAVLVYNFITYAIPTFILALLSLLLFGYRLKIFPTSGFVGLDAMGHRGRFILSRLYHMLLPAITAAVLRTTSIVQYLRNEIIDAKSQDYVKTARSKGVPIDKVYTHHIFRNSLLPIAAFFGFTVTGLLAGSIFVETIFMYQGMGMLFIESIMSRDYSVINALTLLYGTLALFGSLISDIIMIIVDPRIRIE from the coding sequence ATGTGGAAGACGATAGTACGCCGTATCCTTATTATGATACCGCAGCTGTTTGTATTGAGTGTTTTGGTGTTCTTAATCGGAAAAATGATGCCCGGTGATCCCTTTACCGGCCTGATAAATAATCCGAATGTCGATGCGAGCCGTATTGAAGAACTACGGGAAAAAGCAGGTTTAAACGACCCGTGGCCGGTTCAGTATAAGAATTGGATGGGGCGTATTCTGCTGCACGGTGATTTCGGTGTCTCTTATACGTATAAAATTCCGGTAAAAGATAAAATTCTATTACCGGCGCAAAACACCCTGTGGCTTTCACTTTTAACCGTTATTTTGACGTATGCAATTGCCGTGCCTCTTGGTATCCGCGCAGGGCGTTATAACGGCTCGAAATTCGATAAGGCGGTGTTGGTTTATAATTTTATCACGTATGCAATTCCGACGTTTATCCTTGCACTTTTGAGTCTTTTATTATTCGGCTATCGGCTCAAAATTTTTCCGACGTCGGGTTTTGTCGGGCTGGATGCGATGGGACACAGAGGGCGCTTTATCCTAAGCCGCCTGTATCATATGCTGCTTCCTGCGATTACGGCGGCGGTACTGCGTACAACAAGTATCGTGCAATATCTTCGCAACGAGATTATCGATGCAAAAAGTCAAGATTATGTTAAAACGGCGCGGAGCAAGGGCGTACCGATCGACAAGGTGTATACACACCATATTTTCCGAAATTCCTTATTGCCGATAGCGGCTTTCTTCGGCTTTACGGTAACGGGCTTGCTTGCCGGTTCAATATTCGTCGAAACGATTTTTATGTATCAAGGAATGGGCATGTTGTTCATCGAATCGATTATGTCACGCGATTATTCGGTTATCAATGCACTCACCTTATTGTACGGAACGCTGGCTCTGTTCGGTAGCTTGATTTCCGACATTATTATGATAATCGTTGATCCGCGGATCAGAATTGAGTAA
- a CDS encoding DUF2225 domain-containing protein — protein MKREEDQQTKKEAAISYYSKDQIECPVCGAKFKREEMYSGGGRVIAGDLTEELRRLYEPSARYGEVYPLIYSMTVCPQCLYAGFTQDFRVIEKPIAEKLLEAMNERYSAVKGLFGHVDFTTARTLHEGAASYYLALLCYDYFDSKYSPTIKQAICALRAAWLFSTLGEKEPEENYTYISKLFYQKALFLYRRALELETTGKEMIAGLKSFGPDVDKNYGYDGVIYLGALLEYRYGQRQDSATRLKRLEMHKIALAKMFGLGKSSKSKPGPILEHARTLYDALKLELNETDDDD, from the coding sequence ATGAAACGTGAAGAAGATCAGCAAACTAAAAAAGAAGCAGCTATTTCTTATTATTCCAAGGATCAGATTGAATGCCCTGTATGCGGGGCAAAGTTTAAACGGGAAGAAATGTATTCCGGCGGCGGCCGTGTTATTGCCGGCGATTTAACGGAAGAATTGCGCCGCTTATATGAACCGTCAGCACGATATGGGGAGGTATATCCGCTTATCTACAGCATGACTGTTTGTCCGCAATGTTTGTACGCGGGCTTTACGCAAGATTTTAGAGTTATCGAAAAACCGATTGCCGAAAAACTGCTTGAAGCGATGAACGAACGCTATAGTGCGGTAAAAGGTCTTTTTGGACATGTTGATTTTACTACTGCCAGAACACTCCACGAAGGAGCAGCTTCTTATTATCTGGCCTTACTCTGCTACGATTATTTTGATTCAAAGTATTCTCCTACTATTAAACAGGCAATATGCGCACTCCGCGCCGCATGGCTCTTTTCAACACTTGGAGAAAAAGAGCCGGAAGAAAACTATACGTATATTTCCAAGCTTTTTTATCAAAAGGCACTGTTCTTGTACCGGCGTGCGCTTGAACTTGAAACTACCGGTAAAGAGATGATTGCAGGCTTAAAATCTTTCGGCCCTGATGTGGACAAAAACTATGGGTACGATGGTGTTATTTATTTGGGAGCCTTATTGGAATATCGGTACGGGCAGCGGCAGGATTCCGCGACACGGTTGAAGCGGCTTGAAATGCATAAAATTGCATTGGCAAAAATGTTCGGCCTCGGAAAATCCTCAAAAAGCAAGCCCGGTCCGATTTTGGAGCACGCCCGGACGCTCTATGATGCTTTGAAACTTGAATTGAACGAAACGGATGACGACGACTGA
- a CDS encoding ABC transporter ATP-binding protein, translated as MEQNNLLTVKNLHTAFRIDGNYYDAVDGVSFDVHPNEMLAIVGESGCGKSTVAMSVMGLHDMRFTQVSGEILLNGRDLLTLSEDEMNKIRGKDIGFIFQDPLASLNPLQRVGKQIEEALLYHTNLNEKERQERVLQLLNDVGIQNPKRTAQRFPHELSGGMRQRVLIATALSCNPSLIIADEPTTALDVTIQAQILDLIKDLQEEHKAGIILITHDLGVVAQVADRVAVMYAGQIVEQATVQELFTHPLHPYTRSLLKSIPQADKDDDMLHVIKGMVPSLKKLKHTGCRFADRIPWIPAEEHEESPVLHEVSPGHFVRCSCWKNFRFEGEV; from the coding sequence ATGGAACAAAACAATTTATTGACCGTTAAAAATTTGCACACGGCTTTCCGTATCGACGGCAACTACTATGATGCCGTTGACGGGGTGTCGTTTGACGTTCATCCCAATGAGATGCTTGCAATTGTCGGGGAGTCCGGCTGCGGTAAAAGTACCGTTGCGATGTCCGTTATGGGGCTTCACGATATGCGCTTTACGCAAGTTTCGGGCGAAATTCTCTTAAACGGCAGGGATCTGCTGACGCTTTCAGAAGATGAAATGAACAAAATCCGCGGGAAAGATATCGGGTTCATCTTTCAGGATCCGCTTGCCTCGCTTAATCCGCTTCAGCGGGTTGGAAAGCAGATTGAAGAAGCCCTGCTGTACCACACCAACCTCAACGAAAAAGAGCGGCAGGAGCGAGTTTTACAGCTTTTAAACGATGTCGGTATCCAGAACCCCAAGCGTACGGCGCAGCGGTTCCCGCATGAGCTTTCCGGCGGAATGCGGCAGCGGGTGCTTATCGCGACGGCGCTGTCTTGTAATCCGTCGCTTATCATTGCCGATGAGCCGACAACGGCGCTCGACGTAACCATCCAAGCGCAGATTCTCGATCTTATCAAAGACTTACAGGAAGAACACAAGGCAGGTATCATCCTTATCACCCATGACCTCGGCGTTGTCGCGCAGGTGGCCGACCGTGTTGCGGTTATGTATGCGGGGCAGATTGTCGAACAGGCTACCGTGCAGGAACTGTTTACTCATCCCTTGCATCCGTATACCCGGTCTTTGCTTAAATCGATTCCGCAGGCGGATAAAGACGACGATATGCTGCACGTTATTAAAGGTATGGTGCCGTCGCTTAAAAAACTCAAGCATACGGGCTGTCGGTTTGCCGACCGTATACCGTGGATTCCGGCTGAGGAACACGAAGAGTCTCCGGTCTTGCACGAAGTAAGTCCCGGACATTTTGTCCGCTGCTCCTGCTGGAAAAATTTCCGGTTCGAGGGTGAGGTTTAG
- a CDS encoding ABC transporter permease — protein MEKTAFDIDSIDEATLKEMTSVPSFWKIVKTEFKHDKAAILALGILVIIFAVIIIGGFVLDTETVMKVSLRDKFSVPGKKFLLGADLGGRPILPQLIIGARNSILIAFSVTIITEIVGVFFGLITGFYGGRVDNVIMRICDFIMILPVVMLIIVFVTIVPSYNIWTFICIMSFFYWVHITRLVRSKALSENRRDYVNASRIMGTSDFKIMYGGILPNIASIIIVDFTLGMAGNIGIETGMSFLGFGLPPTSPSLGTLIGYARDPGTISGKLWVWLPASILIMVLMLCINYVGQTIKRASDAKQRYK, from the coding sequence ATGGAAAAAACGGCATTTGATATTGATAGTATAGACGAAGCGACATTGAAAGAGATGACTTCCGTGCCGTCGTTTTGGAAGATCGTAAAGACGGAATTTAAACATGATAAAGCCGCAATCCTTGCACTCGGCATATTGGTTATTATCTTTGCAGTGATTATCATCGGCGGTTTTGTACTGGATACGGAAACGGTTATGAAGGTAAGCTTACGGGATAAGTTTTCGGTGCCCGGTAAAAAGTTTCTGCTCGGAGCAGATCTTGGTGGTCGGCCGATTTTGCCTCAGCTGATTATCGGGGCGCGTAATTCCATCCTTATTGCATTCAGCGTAACCATTATTACCGAAATCGTTGGCGTCTTTTTCGGCCTGATTACCGGTTTTTACGGGGGAAGGGTCGACAATGTCATCATGCGTATCTGCGACTTTATTATGATTTTGCCGGTCGTTATGCTGATTATCGTATTTGTAACGATTGTTCCCTCTTATAATATTTGGACGTTTATCTGTATAATGTCCTTTTTTTATTGGGTGCATATTACCCGGCTTGTACGCAGTAAGGCCTTGTCCGAAAACCGCCGCGATTATGTGAATGCATCGCGCATTATGGGAACAAGTGACTTTAAGATTATGTACGGCGGCATTTTGCCGAATATCGCTTCGATTATTATCGTTGACTTTACGCTCGGTATGGCAGGTAATATCGGTATCGAAACGGGAATGAGCTTTTTAGGCTTCGGTCTCCCGCCGACATCGCCGTCGCTTGGTACGCTGATTGGCTATGCGCGCGATCCGGGAACTATTTCCGGTAAGCTGTGGGTATGGCTGCCTGCATCTATTCTTATTATGGTATTAATGCTGTGTATCAACTACGTCGGACAAACGATAAAACGCGCCTCCGATGCAAAGCAGCGTTATAAATAA
- a CDS encoding Lrp/AsnC family transcriptional regulator, which translates to MQEIIDLLENDARLSPQDIAAMTGKSEEEVRAAIKKLEDEGIILKYAAVINRERLTSSDTVSAMIEIQVAPAREHGFDRIAERIYRYPQVKTVQLMSGGYDLHVLVEGKDLKEVAFFVSEKLASLEGVISTRTHFVLKTYKENGTYYIDPKKDPREEITA; encoded by the coding sequence ATGCAGGAAATCATCGATTTACTGGAAAACGATGCACGGCTGAGCCCGCAGGATATTGCCGCAATGACGGGTAAGTCCGAGGAAGAAGTGCGTGCTGCCATTAAAAAATTAGAGGATGAGGGCATCATCTTAAAATATGCTGCGGTTATCAACCGTGAACGGCTGACGAGCAGCGATACGGTATCGGCAATGATCGAAATTCAGGTTGCTCCGGCGCGGGAACATGGATTTGACCGCATCGCGGAGCGGATATACCGGTACCCGCAGGTAAAGACGGTACAGCTGATGTCCGGCGGATATGATCTACATGTGCTGGTTGAAGGAAAAGATTTAAAAGAGGTTGCTTTTTTCGTGTCGGAAAAGCTCGCGTCGCTCGAAGGGGTTATCAGTACGCGTACGCATTTTGTGCTCAAGACCTACAAGGAAAACGGAACCTATTATATCGACCCGAAAAAAGATCCCCGTGAAGAGATTACCGCATGA